In one Parus major isolate Abel chromosome 13, Parus_major1.1, whole genome shotgun sequence genomic region, the following are encoded:
- the UNC5A gene encoding netrin receptor UNC5A isoform X3, with translation MDGRVGEGCRTAAGGDSGEAKDHWHVAVPVWAMSQPGHVEVAEPHLPTGAQQSATVANPASGASPDLLPHFQLEPEDVYIVKNKAVSLACRATPATQIYFKCNGEWVHQGDHVTQHSTDRSTGLPVMEVRIEVTRQQVEKIFGLEEYWCQCVAWSSSGTTKSQKAFVRIAYLRKNFEQEPTAREVSIEQGIVLPCRPPEGIPPAEVEWLRNEELVDPALDANVYVTPEHSLVLRQARLADTANYTCVAKNIVARRRSASAAITVYVNGGWSTWTQWSGCSTSCGRGWQKRSRTCTNPTPLNGGAFCEGQNVQKTACTTLCPVDGAWSEWSKWSECGAECTHWRSRECSEPAPRNGGRDCHGPELDTRNCTSDLCSHAASGAEDVALYVGLVAVAVCLVLLLLVGVLVYCRKKGGLDADVADSSILTAGFQPVSIKPSKADNPSLLTIQPDLSTTTMTYQGSLCPRQDGPAKLQLPNGHLLSPLGAGRHTLHHSSPAAEGADFVARLSTQSYFRSLPRGTNNMAYGTFNFLGGRLMIPNTGISLLIPPDAIPRGKIYEVYLTLHKQEEVRLPLAGCQTLLSPIVSCGPPGVLLTRPAILAMGHCVEASAENWSIRLKKQSCEGTWEDVLQLGAEPCTELYYCQLEAQACYVFTEQLGRFALVGESLSMAASKRLKLVLFAPAACPSLEYNIRVYCLSDTQDVLKEVIQLEKQLGGQLIGAPRVLHFKDSYHNLRLSIHDMPSSLWKSKLLASYQEIPFYHIWSGLQPFLHCTFTLERLSTSTCELACKIWVWQVEGDGQSFTVNFNIAKDTRFSDWLVPDEVGTPALVGPSAFKIPFLIRQKIISSLDPPGTRGADWRTLAQKLNLDSHLSFFASKASPTAMILNLWEARHFPNGNLSQLAAAVAEVGKQDGALFSEAEC, from the exons ATGGATGGCAGGGTGGGAGAGGGCTGCCgcactgctgctggaggggacaGTGGGGAGGCAAAGGACCACTGGCATGTGGCTGTGCCGGTGTGGGCGATGTCCCAGCCAGGGCACGTGGAGGTGGCCGAGCCCCATCTCCCCACAGGTGCTCAGCAAAGCGCGACTGTTGCCAACCCGGCATCTGGTGCATCCCCGGACCTGCTGCCGCACTTCCAGCTGGAGCCGGAGGATGTCTACATAGTGAAGAACAAGGCAGTGAGCCTGGCCTGCCGTGCCACCCCTGCCACCCAAATCTACTTCAAGTGCAATGGCGAGTGGGTGCACCAAGGTGACCACGTTACGCAGCACAGCACCGACCGCAGCACTG GGCTGCCAGTGATGGAAGTGCGCATCGAGGTCACCCGCCAGCAAGTGGAGAAGATCTTTGGGCTGGAGGAGTACTGGTGCCAGTGCGTGGCCTGGAGCTCCTCTGGCACCACCAAGAGCCAGAAAGCTTTTGTGCGCATCGCCT ATCTGAGGAAGAACTTCGAGCAGGAGCCGACAGCCAGGGAGGTCTCCATTGAGCAGGGCATCGTGCTGCCATGCCGCCCTCCCGAGGGCATCCCCCCCGCCGAG GTGGAGTGGCTGCGCAATGAGGAGCTGGTGGACCCGGCACTGGATGCCAACGTCTATGTGACACCAGAGCACAGCCTGGTGTTGCGCCAGGCCCGCCTGGCTGACACGGCCAACTACACCTGCGTGGCTAAAAACATCGTGGCCCGTCGCCGCAGCGCCTCTGCTGCCATCACTGTGTACG TGAACGGCGGCTGGTCGACGTGGACGCAGTGGTcaggctgcagcaccagctgtggACGGGGCTGGCAGAAGCGGAGCCGGACATGCACCAACCCCACACCCCTCAATGGGGGTGCTTTCTGTGAGGGCCAAAATGTTCAGAAAACCGCCTGCACCACCCTCTGCCCAG tggaCGGTGCCTGGTCGGAGTGGAGCAAATGGTCGGAGTGCGGGGCCGAATGCACCCACTGGCGCAGCCGCGAGTGCTCGGAGCCAGCGCCACGCAACGGAGGCCGGGATTGTCATGGCCCTGAGCTGGACACCCGCAACTGCACCTCGGACCTCTGCAGCCACG ctgcctcCGGTGCAGAGGACGTAGCACTGTACGTGGGGCTGGTGGCCGTGGCCgtgtgcctggtgctgctgctgctggtgggggTGCTGGTGTACTGCCGCAAGAAGGGGGGCCTGGACGCTGATGTGGCCGATTCCTCCATCCTCACCGCCGGCTTCCAGCCCGTCAGCATCAAACCCAGCAAGGCTG ACAACCCCAGCCTGCTCACCATCCAGCCAGACCTGAGCACCACCACCATGACCTACCAGGGCTCGCTCTGCCCACGCCAGGACGGCCCTGCCAAGCTCCAGCTGCCCAACGGGCACCTGCTGAGCCCGCTGGGTGCTGGACGGCACACGCTGCACCACAGCTCGCCCGCCGCCGAGGGTGCTGACTTCGTGGCCCGGCTCTCCACACAGAGCTACTTTCGCTCCCTGCCCCGCGGCACCAACAACATGGCCTATGGCACCTTCAACTTCTTGGGGGGTCGGCTCATGATCCCCAACACAG GGATCAGCCTGCTCATCCCACCCGATGCCATCCCACGGGGGAAGATCTATGAGGTCTACCTGACCCTGCACAAGCAGGAGGAGGTGAG GCTGCCCCTGGCTGGCTGCCAGACGCTGCTGAGCCCCATCGTCAGCTGTGGCCCCCCTGGCGTCCTCCTCACCCGCCCCGCCATCCTGGCCATGGGGCACTGCGTGGAAGCCAGCGCTGAGAACTGGAGCATCCGGCTGAAGAAGCAGTCGTGTGAGGGCACATGGGAG GACGTGCTGCAGCTGGGCGCTGAGCCGTGCACGGAGCTGTACTACTGCCAGCTGGAAGCGCAGGCTTGCTACGTgttcacagagcagctggggcgCTTTGCCCTGGTCGGGGAGTCCCTCAGCATGGCGGCCTCCAAGCGCCTCAAGCTGGTCCTGTTCGCGCCGGCCGCCTGCCCCTCGCTCGAGTACAACATCCGCGTCTACTGCCTCAGTGACACCCAGGACGTCCTCAAG GAGGTGAtccagctggagaagcagctgggagGGCAGCTGATCGGAGCCCCCCGGGTGTTGCACTTCAAGGACAGCTACCACAACCTGCGCCTCTCCATCCACGATAtgcccagctccctctggaAGAGCAAGCTCCTCGCCAGCTACCAG GAGATACCCTTCTATCACATCTGGAGCGGgctgcagcccttcctgcaCTGCACCTTCACCCTGGAGCGCCTGAGCACCAGCACCTGTGAGCTGGCCTGCAAGATCTGGGTCTGGCAGGTGGAGGGAGACGGGCAGAGCTTCACCGTCAACTTCAACATCGCCAAG GACACAAGGTTTTCAGACTGGCTGGTCCCCGACGAGGTGGGCACCCCGGCTCTGGTGGGCCCCAGTGCCTTCAAGATCCCCTTCCTCATCCGCCAAAAGATCATCAGCAGCCTGGACCCACCGGGCACACGGGGAGCCGACTGGAGGACACTGGCACAAAAACTCAACCTTGACAG CCATCTCAGCTTCTTCGCCTCGAAGGCCAGCCCCACAGCCATGATCCTCAACTTGTGGGAAGCGCGGCACTTCCCCAATGGCAACCTCTCCCAGCTGGCTGCCGCCGTGGCCGAGGTCGGCAAGCAGGACGGTGCCCTCTTCTCCGAGGCTGAGTGCTGA